The Acidobacteriota bacterium DNA segment CGCCATCCAGACGACCTGGCCCGAGAACAGAAAGTACACGGCCGCCGCGACGTTAGTGGCGAGGGCGATCGCCTGCTTCAGCGCATTGAGGCGCGTCAGCGTGTCATGAAGGATGAGGCCCAAGACAGCCAGAACGACGACGCCCAGGCCGGCGCCGAAATACCCGCCGTACACGGCGGCGCTCGCCACCGCAAGGGCCGTCGCCGCGCGGGTAACGCCGTTCTCCTGCGCCGGCCCGACCCGGCGAGACAGCCAGGCCCGCACCGGCTCCTGGACCGTCAGCAGGCCGGCGGCCAGAAGGATCAGGTACGGGACCAGGGCGCCGAACAGGCGCTCGCCGGACAGGAGCAGCAGCAGACCGCCCAGGATTCCGCCGGCGGCGCCGGCAGGCAGCAGCAGCACCAGCCGGTCCCCCTGACACCGCAGGTCACTCCGTTGCGCCAGCGTCGCCCCGAGGTACCCGGGGCACAGCGCCACGGTGTTGGTCACGTTGGCGGCAATGGCCGGCACGCCCACGGCCATCAGGGCAGGGAAGCTGATCAGCGTGCCACCGCCGGCCAGCGCGTTCACGGCGCCGGCGGCCGCCGCGGCCAGGAAGATGACGAGATAGTCCAAGCCGCCGGCCATGACGGTCACTCCGCACCGGCGCCGCCGGTCTCGGCGAAGAGCCGGGTGAAGCCGGGATACGGCGCCAGGGGGATCAGCTCGAAGGCGATGAGACCGTACCGCACCAGCGGCAGGGTATCGAGGGCCGCCCAAGCGGCCGAGTCGTCTGAGCATTCCAGAATGAGCACGGCCTCATCGCGGTCTGCCCTGATGTACACCTCCCGGATGACACCCTGCTGGTACAGCTCCCACGCGCGCGCCGCTTCGGCGG contains these protein-coding regions:
- a CDS encoding sulfite exporter TauE/SafE family protein translates to MAGGLDYLVIFLAAAAAGAVNALAGGGTLISFPALMAVGVPAIAANVTNTVALCPGYLGATLAQRSDLRCQGDRLVLLLPAGAAGGILGGLLLLLSGERLFGALVPYLILLAAGLLTVQEPVRAWLSRRVGPAQENGVTRAATALAVASAAVYGGYFGAGLGVVVLAVLGLILHDTLTRLNALKQAIALATNVAAAVYFLFSGQVVWMAALVMAGGALLGGAAGGRLAGRLRPTVLRVVVVMIGVAVAVVYLLR
- a CDS encoding superoxide dismutase → MQFLALEREVAGVTDVWYAPYLAAEAARAWELYQQGVIREVYIRADRDEAVLILECSDDSAAWAALDTLPLVRYGLIAFELIPLAPYPGFTRLFAETGGAGAE